The following nucleotide sequence is from Pseudomonas sp. S09G 359.
GCGCCAAAACGATTGTCTTCGCCAAAGCGCTGGCCGATATCCAGGTGTTCGCCGACACGGCCATCGTTGCTGATGTCGGTGCTGAAGCGGCGCAACGGCACATCATCGGCACGCTTGGCTTGCAGGTTTACGCCGCCGCCGATGCCGGAGCCACCTGGGGTCACGCCGTTGATAAAGGCGTTGGGGCCCTTGAACACTTCAACCCGTTCCAGGGCGTCGGTGGACATCAGCTGGCGCGGCAGGATGCCATACAAACCGTTGAGCGAAATATCGTCGCCATTCAGCGGCAGGCCGCGAATCACGAAGGCTTGTGCCTGGTTCGAATAGCCCGAGGCCTGGCGCACGGAGGAGTCGTTGAGCAACACATCGCCGATGGTTTCGGCCTGCTGGTCGCGGATCAGTTTTTCGGTATAGGACGACATGCTGAACGGCACGTCCATGATGTCCTGGTTGCCCAGCACACCCAGTTGGCCACCGCGTGCCACCTGGCCGCCGGCGTACACCGGGGGCAGGGCGCTCGGCGCGGGGGCTTCGGCGTTGATGTTGGTGGCGCCCAGTTCCAGCGTGTTGCCATCCTGACTGTTGTTCGCATCCTGCGGGGTGGCTGGGGTTGCGGCGTGAGCGGCAAGGCTCAGGGAGCAGCAAAGGGCGAGCAGGGTCGGGCGAAACGGCACAGCGAACGGGGTACGGGTGGGCATGGTCGATCCTGACGGCGAACCGTCAATGTGAGGAAAAGGGCAACAACGTTGCGCGTCCTCGCTGCGCGGATACGACTCCGGTGCGAATGATAGTGATTGTTATTTATATCTTGCAACAAATTTATGCGATTACCGACTGCATGCGCGTTTACCTGCCGCGTTCGGCCGGATGCCGCGTAGAATCAACGCCTGAAAGCGATTCCTGAGGTGCGGTACGGTGGATTTACAGCAGGGTTTTGTCCTGACCCGGCATTGGCGCGACACCCCAGCGGGTACGGAGGTCAGCTTCTGGCTGGCCACCGACCAGGGGCCACGGTTTATCCGCCTACCCGTGCAGACGTCGGTGATGTTCATCCCCGAGGCCCATCGCAAACCGCTCGATTGGCTACTCAAGGGCGAGCGCGATATCGAGTTGCGCCCGCTGCAATTGTGCGACTTCCATCATCGCCCGGTGTTGGGCCTGTACACCCGCCAGCACCGCCAATTGATGGACGTGGAAAAACGCCTGCGCGCTGCCGGTGTGGATGTCTACGAAGCCGACGTGCGCCCGCCCGAGCGCTACATGATGGAGCGCTTCATCACCGCGCCGGTGTGGTTCGGTGGCACGCCCGACGCCAGCGGCGTGCTGTGCGACGCACAGATGAAACCCGCACCCGAATATCGCCCGCCGTTGAAACTGGTGTCGCTGGACATCGAGACCACCGCCCAGGGCGATCTCTATTCCATCGCTCTCGAAGGTTGCGGCGAGCGCCAGGTGTACATGCTCGGCCCGCCCAACAAGACTACGGCGGTGGACTTCAAGCTCGACTACTGCGACACCCGCGCCCAGTTGCTCGAGCGCCTCAACCAGTGGCTGGCCACCCATGACCCCGACGCAATCATCGGTTGGAATGTGGTGCAGTTCGACCTGCGCGTGCTCCACGAACATGCCCAGCGCCTCGGCGTGCCGCTGATGCTCGGGCGTGGCGACGAGCCCATGGCCTGGCGCGAGCATGGCAGCCGCAACCATTACTTCGCGGCAGCGGCGGGGCGGCTGATCATCGACGGCATCGAAGCGCTGCGCTCGGCCACCTGGAGCTTTGAATCCTTCAGCCTGGAAAACGTCGCGCAAACCCTGCTGGGCGAAGGCAAGGACATCTCCACGCCGTACCAGCGCATGGACGAAATCAACCGCATGTTCGCCGAGGACAAGCCCGCCCTGGCGCGCTACAACCTCAAGGACTGCGAGCTGGTCACGCGGATTTTCGCCAAGACCGAACTGCTCAAGTTCTTGCTTGAGCGCGCCAGCGTCACCGGTCTGCCGGCCGACCGTAACGGTGGCTCGGTGGCGGCCTTCACCCACCTGTATATGCCGCTGATGCATCGCCAGGGCTTCGTCGCGCCGAACCTGGGCGACAAACCACCCGAGGCCAGCCCCGGCGGGTTTGTCATGGACTCGCGCCCCGGCCTTTACGAATCGGTGCTGGTGCTCGATTACAAAAGCCTCTACCCGTCGATCATCCGCAGTTTTCTGATCGACCCGGTGGGCCTGATCGAAGGCCTCAAGCACCCTGGTGACAGCGAGTCGGTGGAAGGTTTTCGCGGCGCGCGTTTCTCACGCACCCGGCACTGCCTGCCGGCCATCGTCGCGCGGGTGTCCGAAGGCCGCGAAGAGGCCAAGCGCGAGCACAACGCGCCGTTGTCCCAGGCGCTGAAAATCATCATGAACGCCTTTTACGGCGTACTCGGCTCCAGCGGTTGCCGGTTCTTCGACACACGGCTGGCGTCGTCGATCACTATGCGCGGCCACCAGATCATGCGCCAGACCCGCGCGCTGGTTGAAGCACAGGGTTATGAAGTGATCTACGGCGACACCGACTCCACCTTTGTCTGGCTTGGTGCTGCGCATTCCCAGGCAGAGGCCGGGCGCATTGGCCAGGCGTTGGTGCAGCACGTCAACGCCTGGTGGCGTGAGCACCTGCACACGGAGTTCGGCCTGCAAAGCGCCCTGGAATTGCAATACGAAACCCACTTCACACGGTTCCTGATGCCGACCATCCGCGGCGCGGAGGAGGGCAGCAAAAAGCGCTATGCCGGCCTGGTGGTGCGCGGCGATGGCAGCGAAGAAATGGTCTACAAAGGCCTGGAAACCGTGCGCAGCGACTGGTCGCCCCTGGCCCGGCAATTCCAGCAGGCGTTGTACCAGCGCATCTTCCATCGCCAGCCCCATCAGGACTACATCCGCGACTACGTGCGCCGCACCCTGAGCGGCGAGTTCGACGAACTGCTCATCTACCGCAAGCGCCTGCGCCGCCGGCTCGACGACTACGAACGCAACGTCCCGCCGCATGTGCGCGCGGCGCGCCTGGCCGACGATTACAACGACCGCCTGGGACGCCCGCGCCAGTACCAGCGCGGTGGCTGGATCAGCTACGTGATCAGCGTCAACGGCCCCGAACCGCTGGAAGTGCGCCAGGCGCCTATCGACTACGACCATTACGTCACCCGGCAATTGCAGCCGGTGGCGGATGCGATCCTGCCGTTTGTAAATGACGATTTTGCCACCCTGGTCGGTGGGCAGATGGGCCTGTTCTAAAACGCTTGCCTCACCCCGTCGGGAGCCTGCACTCTTGGGGCTTGAAGACCACCCGACGGCGCAGCCTTCCATGACCCAAATCACACTTACCGGCACCACAGTCGAACTCCAGCCCCTGCAACGGGCACACGCGAGCGCCTTGCTTGACGCCGCCGCCGATGGCGAACTGTGGAACCTCAAGGTCACCAACGTGCCGGGCCCGGACACGCTTGATAAGTACATCGACACGGCCCTGGCCGGGCGCGACGCGGGCCACGTGATCCCCTTTACCATCCTGCGCAAAAGCACCGGCCAGGTGGTGGGCAGCACGCGGTTCTGGAAGGTCGACCGGGTTAATCGCAAGCTGGAAATCGGCCATACCTGGCTGGCGCAATCCACGCAAAAAACCGCGATCAATACCGAAGCCAAGCTGTTGCTGCTGACCTACGCTTTCGAAGTGCTGGACTGCGTGCGCGTGCAATTCACCACCGACGAACTGAATGAAAAATCCCGCGCCGCGATCCTGCGCCTGGGCGCGGTGCAGGAAGGCATCGTGCGCCACGAGCGCATCATGCCCGACGGGCGCAAGCGCAACTCGGTGCGCTTCAGCATCATCGATTCGGAATGGCCGCAGGTGAAAGCTGCCTTGCAGGCCAAGCTGCAACGTTAGGAGGAAAGGCCCATGTACACGCTCTATGGCATCGACGAATCCGGCTCGTGCATGATCGAAATCGCCCTGCAGCGTTGCGCGGTGCCGTGGCGGCGGGTGGATGCGGCCTCCTGGGCTGACGGTGAGGGCAGCGACGAACTGGCTCGTATCAACCCGCTCAAACAGGTGCCCACGCTGGTCACCCCCGACGGCAAGGTGCTGACGGAAAGCGCCGCGATCCTGATCCACCTGGGCCTGGAGTTTCCCCACGCCCACCTGCTGAGCGGCGATCGCGCTGCGATCCTGCGCGGCCTGGTGTACATCGCCGCCAACTGCTACTCGGCCATCGGCATCATCGACTACCCGCAACGCTGGCTGGGCGATGTGAATGAAGCCGCGCAGACGCAGCTGATCACCGGCACGCGGCGTTACTTGCATCAGGCCTGGGTGGTGTTCGCCGATCAGTTTGCCGAGCAACTCTTTGCCCCCGAGGGCGAGCCGAATGCGCTGGGCATCATGGCGGCGGCCGTGTCGCGTTGGGATGAGGCCAGGGACGTGTTGAGCGGCTTGGCGCCGAGCTTTGCGCAGACCCTGGCGCAGGTGGATGCCGACCCCATCGTAGCCCCCGTTTTTGCTCGGCATTGGCCGGAGTGGAAGGTCTCGTAATGTTTCCGCAATCAGTGGAAACAATGACGTTTGCAGCCCTCCAACCCCTTGCGTAGCGGGCGTCCTGACCTACGCTTTGTTGAGGTAGTGTAGGAATCATCCTTGAATTTGACTGTCGCAGACATGAAACTCAAGAACCCTGCATGGAATTCAAAGGAGGTGCGCATGCTCATCCGGTCGCTGACCCTGGCTACCTTGATGGCTTTTACGGGGCCGCTGTTGGCTGCTGATGATATCAACCCGCTCAAGCAGGACTTGGGCAAGGCCCGGCCGCTGGTAGTGGTGGAATTGGACTCCGGCAACGCCACTCTGGCGGAGCTGAAGAAACAGTTGGATGAACCTGCCATCAAGCAGTCCTTTGAAGAACGCAGCATGGTGTTCTACACCGTGAAGTTCGGCAGCATCGGCGCCGAAGGTGAAAAATTCGCCAAGGACCCGAAGGACAACAAGAAGCTCACGCCGCCGGAAACCAACGCGCTGATCCGTGCGCTCAAGTTGGGTGCTGGCAGTGGCACTAAAGTGATCCTGGTGGGCAAGGATGGTGAGAAGAAAGTCGAGAAGACGGTGCCGCCGGATACCCTCGACCTTAAGGAGTTTTTCAGCGCGATCGACCAGATGCCGATGGCTGAAAAAGAAACCGCCGCCGCCGCCCCGGAACCAGAACCTGCGGCACCGGCGCCAGCGAAGGGCGCCAAGCCTGTGAAGCACGGCAGCAAGCCAGCCCCGCAACAACTGGATGATTGACGCGTGCGGTAAGCTCCGACACGGTACAAATGTGGGAGGGGGCTTGCCCCCGATAGCGGTTTGTCGGTGTACATATCCGTTATTTTGGTAACGGCGGCTTATGGTTCCGCTCTTACAGCGGGTCACTTTTGGAAGGACCCAAAAGTAACCAAAAGGTCCTCGCCCCACCACTCGGCACCTCGCTTAGGCTCGGTGTGCCCGTAATCCGACAGTGATTTGGGGGGCCGCCGCCACGCGCCATCCATGGCGCGGGGCGGCTAAACCGGCATCCCTGCCGGTTTACCCCCCAAATCCCTGTCGAATTCCGGCCAGCGTGGTTGACGGGGCGATTTCAGATCAAAATCAAAAGCCAAATCAGATCAAAAGCAGAGCACGGCGGCCTAGTAGCCGACCTGAGTGGTTAGATCAAAAGCGTTTTTGCTTTGCTTTGTTTTTGCTGTGGCCCTTACATCCTTTTCGCTGACGAAGTCAGCGGTCTTTTGATCTGCGCTGTTGATCGTGACCTTGATCTTAGGCGCCCCGTTAAACACGCTGGCCGAACGCAGGCTTGAATCCGTGGGTAACCCGGCAGGACGCCGGGTTAGCCGCGATGGGCCAAGGATGGCCCATGGCGGCGGCCCACGGATTCAAGCCGGAGTGAGGGCACACCGAGCCTAAGCGAGGTGCCGAGTGTTGGGGCAAGAGCCCTTTTGGTTACTTTTGGGGCTCTTTTCCAAAAGTGACCCGCTGTAAGAGCGGAACCAATAGCCGCCGTTACCGCAGCAACGGATATGTACCCCGACAAACCGCCATCGAGTACAACCCCCCTCCCACATTAATCCACATTAGTTGAGCGCCGGGCTTCAGGCGCCTTGCGCACCGGAAACGGAAAATAGAAAAACCGCAAAAACGCCACCCGCTTGATCACTTCACCAATCAACAACGGCACCCCCACCGCCACCACAAAACCAATGCACGCCGCGGCAAATGCGTGCAGGCCCAGGCGCTCCAGCAGGTCGAAGGTCTTGTGCTGGATCTCGCCGTGGAAGATCAACAGGATCAGCGTCGACTGCCCGATGTAGGTCATCGCCCGGGTCACCAGCGCCGATACCATCAGCACCTTTGCCAGGGCCCAGCACGCGTACACGCCGATCACCGCCAGCAGGCTGGTCCACAACCAATGGTCGTACCGGCGCTGGGCGAGGTCCATGGTGTCGCCCCGGTACAGGAACACCGCGGCGAACAGCACCACTGAAACCAACAAGGTCAGCCATGACCCGGCATGAGTACGCAGCCAGTCGCGCAGCAGGTAGCCGTAGATAAAACAGGTGCTGCTGATCAAGGTGATATCGAGGCTGAACGGCAGGCCGGGCAGCACCCAGGTTTGCCCACCCAGGGTGACCGGCAATTGCCAGAAGAGCGGTAGTATCCAGATGCCGAGCAGCAGCGGCGCCACCATCACCAGGCAGCTCACCGGCAGCGACAGGCGCCGGATCAGCCGCAGCACTACCCAACTGAACAGGATCGCCACCCAGAAGTGCGGCAGAAACCACATCGCCTGCCATGGGATGGTGTCAACCGAGGCATACAGCACCCCGCCGATATCCGGCAGCAGCGGTTGGCCACGCAGCACGGCACGCACGGTGACATACAGCAGCATGGTGAAAAAAAACGGCTTGAGCAGGCCGTCGGCCTTGCGCACGGCCATCTCCACGAACGGCTGCTCGGGCTTGAAAAACACCCCGGACAGGAAGAAAAACAGCGGCAATATGAACGACGCCAAAATCGGGTACATCAGGTCCGGGGAGGTGGCGACGAACCAGCTGTGTGCATACACGATCACCAGAATGCCGATGCCCTTGGCGATGTCCATTTGAATCCAACGGTGTTTCATCCACGTCTCCCCAACCGATCATTCATGCCTTGCGCCACGGCTTGAGCCACAGCCCCATCGCGAGCAACACCACGGCGCCGGCCAGGGTGCTCAGCCCCAGTTGCAGCCACACACCGTCAATGCCAAACAGCAGCAGCGCGGCCAAGCTCAGCACGCCCGCACTGATGAGCCAATGCCGGGGCCAGGGCAGGGCGTCGAGCAAGGCCTGGCGCTGCATCAGCAACAAGGCGGTGCAGAGCACTCCGGCCAGGGCGGCCAAGGGGATACCGGCCAGGCCGAAGACGAAGGGCAGGGCGCCGAGCAGCAGCACGTTGACCAGGCTGCCGAGCAACTCGCAGCGCAGTGGCTGGCGCGTGTCGCCGGCAGCGTAGGCGTAACGCGCCAGCAAGGCGTTCCAGGCGCCGAACACCAACGGCACGGCGAACCACGCGAGCAACAGCGGCAGCGGCGAATCCGCCGATTGCTTGGGCAACAGCAACGCCACCAGGCTGGGCGCCGCCGCCACCAGGCCGACGCCGGCGGGCAGGGTCAGCAGGCTGGCGGTCTCCAGGCCGCGCTTGAGCAGGGCCAGGCGCTCGTCGCCCTGACGGCGGCTCATCATGCCCAGCAGCACCTGGTTGAGGCTCATCAGCGCAATCAGCGGCAGGTTCATCAGCTTGCGCGCCAGGTTCACCCAGGTCACCGCACCTTCGCCCAACAGCGACGCCACCAGCCGTTCGATCAGCGCCAGGCCCTGGCTGGCGCCATTGCTCAGCAATAACGGGCCGATGCGCTGGCCCAGCTCGCGCAGCGGCGCAACGCTCAGTTGCCAGCGCCACGGCCGCCAGCCCTGGCGCCAGATCGACGGCAGCAGCGCCAATGGCATCAACAGGCTGCCGGCCAGGCAGGCCAGGGCCAGCGAGTGCGGTTGGGTCGCGGTGCCGGCCAGGGCCAGGTAGGTCACCGGTGGCAGGTTGAACAGCAACGAGCCCAGCCCGGCCAGCACAAAACGTTCGCTGGCCTGCAACGGAATACTGAACAGCGCGTGCAGCATCAGGCCCGGCACGCACCAGGCGACGATTTGCAAATTGCTGCCGGCGAGGGCCGTGGCACTGGCCGCCAACCCCGGCCCGAGCACTTGCACCAGCCACGGCGCCAGCAGGGTCAGCAGCAGGCTGGTGACCAGCGCAATCAGCATCAAGGCCGGGAACAGCACCGCCAGCCAGTCCAGGCGCTCGCCGTCCTTGCGACCCAGGTACAGCGGCAACGCGGCGGCGCTCAGCACGCCGCCAGCCAGCGACATGCGCAGCGCCTCGGGCAGAAACAGCGCGATCAGGAACGCATCACTGCGCTCCCCCGCGCCCCAGGCCGCCACCAGCAGCCATTCGCGGGCAAACCCCAGGCACAGGCCCAGCAGGGTCGCCACGGTCAGCCAAGCGGCGGAGCCCAGCATCAGGGCCGCGCGCCATCAAGCAGCGGCTCGCGCGACGCTACGGCCTTGACCTGCGGCAGGCGCGCCGGAAACAGGCGACGCGCCTCCAGCACATTGATGCCCACCATCAGCCAGAACAGCGCGACCATCACCACCGCAAAGCTGAAGTAGTGGTCAAACAAACCACTGACCAGCGCCGACAGAAGCCCGCCGGTGGTGCCCAGCCACAGGGCGTTGTCCTTGGTCAGCCGGATCGGGCCGGTTTCCGGGCGCGCTTCCCGCCACCAGCGCACGGTCACCGCGACGAAAAACAGCATGCCGACAATGCCGATCTTGTAGATGTAGTTCAGCCACAGGTTGGAGATCCCCAGGAAATGCGTGCCCGGTACCGGCGGGTCGACCTTGAAGCCGATGCCGAACGGGTAGGCCGCCACGGCTTGGGGGAACATGCGGTATTCGTCGAAGCGCACTTCGGTACTGGCGTTGCTCGAGGAGAAAATCGTCGCCAGGCGCTCCTGCAGCGGTGGGTAGGCGATCACCAGCGCCACGGTCAACGCCGCGCCGATCATCAGCAGGCGCCCGGTGTAAGGCACGCGGCGTGTGGCCATCCACATCAGCACCAACGCCAGACTGACCATCGCCCCGCGGCTACTGGCCAACAGCAACGCCGCCGCCCCGAGGCACGCCACGCCCAGGCCGAGCGCGCGTTTCCAGCCTTGCTCGGTCATGCCAAAACAGAAGGCCAGCGGCAGCAGCAGCGCCATGATCCCGCCGATGGCATTTGGGTGCGTCCACGGCGACCCCATGCGCGAGGACATGGCCTCCAGGCCGAATTTCAACGTGTCGAAGTTGGCGTAGTTGAACAGCGCCAGGATCGGCGCAATCCCGGCCCCGGAACGTGTGCGCACAAACACCCCGATCGACAGCACCAGCATCGCCAGGGTGCCCAGCAGCAGGGCGATCACCAGGTGTTCGCGATGCTTGTGGTCCACCAGCAACTTGGCGGCGATAAACACCCCCGACAGGTTCAGCAGCCAGCGTAGCCAGTTGGCCACGCCGCTGGTGTCGGCCTGGATGGTGACCTGGCCGACCATGAACGGGACCACGCTGAACAGCATCAGCCACAACAGCATCTGGTCGGTAGGGCGCCGTGTCAGGCTCGCCCCCTTGGGCAGGCGCGCGAGGAAGCTTTGCCACAGGATCGCGCCCCAGGTCAGCGCCAGGATCGCCTCGCTGACCGTACTGCGAATGCCCAGGTTGACCGTGGAAAACGGCATGAACGTTGCCACAAACGCAAACAACAACAGGCCCCAGAACGGGAAACGCAGGATGGTCACCGCCCCCGCCAGGCCGAGCACGGCGAGGAACGCCTTGGCCGGTGACAGCACCAGGGCCAGCGCGCCAAACAGCAGGCCAAAGAGGATCGCGACGAGGCTGGTCAGGTTCGCTCTCACGTGAGTTCCTCGATCAGTTCGGCCAGGCGCCGGCGGTAGGCGTGGTGGTTGAAACGCGCTGCCCATTGGCGTCGTTGCTCGGGTGTGTCTTCAGCCGGGCGTTCGCCCAGGCTGAGCATCAACTGCACCAGCGCCGGGCCATCGGTGGGCGAAAAACGCGGCGCCGATGGCGGGGTGATTTCATCCAGCGAGGTGCCGCTGGCCACCGCCACCGGCGTGCCGACGCTGAGCGCTTCAATCACCGGTAAACCAAAGCCTTCCGCGTAAGACGGCTGCCACAGGCGCGAGGCCTGGCGGTACAGCGCATGCAACTCGGCATCCGACACACCGCTCAATGCGCGAATCCCTGGCAATGTGCGCTGGGCTTCGGGCAGATGCTCCAGGCTGCCCACCAGCACCAACTCCGGCACGTGGGGGGATTGGCGCCGCGCCTGCTGCCACGCGTCGACCAGAAACGGCACGTTCTTGCGCAGCTCGCGGGTGCCCACCAGCAGCCAATAATGCTCGGGCAGTTGGCGCGCGGACAGGTCCGCTGCCAGTTCGGCAAAACCGTCGACCTGGTTGGGCAGCACGCGAACCTTGCCCGCCGCCTTGGGAAACAGCCGCACGGTCTCGTCGGCGCTGTACTGCGACGGCGTCCACACGCGGTCGGCGCTGTGCACCGCGTACGCAATCGACAGGCGATCACTGGTCTTGTAGACCAGCGCTTTGAGGCGGTTGGCGTGGTAGTTGTTCAAGGTGATCTGGAACAGGTCATGCAACAGCACCACGGTGCGCAAACCTTTAGGCTTGGGCGGCAACGGCAGGCCCATGTTGAAGGTGCTGATGTACACGTCGATATGCTGCTCACGCAGCGCGCGCGGCAAAAAGCCGGCCTCGAAGCGCAGGCGATTCTGTGGCTGGTGCATGGCGGTTTTCGCGCAGCCCCAATCCGGGCAATGGGCCTGCAATCGGGTTTCATCGCCCAGGGGCGCCACGGTAAACCGCTCAAGCTCGATGCCCGGCAAGGTGTGCAGGGCGCTTTCCAGCGCATACACCTGGCGGCTGATGCCCGATTGCGGCGAGGTGCCGACGGTGCGGTAATCCAGGCCTACACGCATGCGGGCTCCTTGTGATTGACTGGCGCCAAACTGGCATACACCTGCTCCAGTTGGCCGGCGGCGACGCTCCAGTCATGGGCGCGGCGCACATAGGCGCGGCCGGATTCGCCCATGGGCGCGGCGGCGTCGGGGAACTGCAGCAGGCGCACCACCGCGTCCGCCAACTGTGTGGCGGTCTGGCCGCCGAG
It contains:
- a CDS encoding DUF4174 domain-containing protein yields the protein MLIRSLTLATLMAFTGPLLAADDINPLKQDLGKARPLVVVELDSGNATLAELKKQLDEPAIKQSFEERSMVFYTVKFGSIGAEGEKFAKDPKDNKKLTPPETNALIRALKLGAGSGTKVILVGKDGEKKVEKTVPPDTLDLKEFFSAIDQMPMAEKETAAAAPEPEPAAPAPAKGAKPVKHGSKPAPQQLDD
- a CDS encoding acyltransferase family protein; this encodes MKHRWIQMDIAKGIGILVIVYAHSWFVATSPDLMYPILASFILPLFFFLSGVFFKPEQPFVEMAVRKADGLLKPFFFTMLLYVTVRAVLRGQPLLPDIGGVLYASVDTIPWQAMWFLPHFWVAILFSWVVLRLIRRLSLPVSCLVMVAPLLLGIWILPLFWQLPVTLGGQTWVLPGLPFSLDITLISSTCFIYGYLLRDWLRTHAGSWLTLLVSVVLFAAVFLYRGDTMDLAQRRYDHWLWTSLLAVIGVYACWALAKVLMVSALVTRAMTYIGQSTLILLIFHGEIQHKTFDLLERLGLHAFAAACIGFVVAVGVPLLIGEVIKRVAFLRFFYFPFPVRKAPEARRSTNVD
- a CDS encoding glycosyltransferase family 1 protein; amino-acid sequence: MRVGLDYRTVGTSPQSGISRQVYALESALHTLPGIELERFTVAPLGDETRLQAHCPDWGCAKTAMHQPQNRLRFEAGFLPRALREQHIDVYISTFNMGLPLPPKPKGLRTVVLLHDLFQITLNNYHANRLKALVYKTSDRLSIAYAVHSADRVWTPSQYSADETVRLFPKAAGKVRVLPNQVDGFAELAADLSARQLPEHYWLLVGTRELRKNVPFLVDAWQQARRQSPHVPELVLVGSLEHLPEAQRTLPGIRALSGVSDAELHALYRQASRLWQPSYAEGFGLPVIEALSVGTPVAVASGTSLDEITPPSAPRFSPTDGPALVQLMLSLGERPAEDTPEQRRQWAARFNHHAYRRRLAELIEELT
- a CDS encoding DNA polymerase II, whose protein sequence is MDLQQGFVLTRHWRDTPAGTEVSFWLATDQGPRFIRLPVQTSVMFIPEAHRKPLDWLLKGERDIELRPLQLCDFHHRPVLGLYTRQHRQLMDVEKRLRAAGVDVYEADVRPPERYMMERFITAPVWFGGTPDASGVLCDAQMKPAPEYRPPLKLVSLDIETTAQGDLYSIALEGCGERQVYMLGPPNKTTAVDFKLDYCDTRAQLLERLNQWLATHDPDAIIGWNVVQFDLRVLHEHAQRLGVPLMLGRGDEPMAWREHGSRNHYFAAAAGRLIIDGIEALRSATWSFESFSLENVAQTLLGEGKDISTPYQRMDEINRMFAEDKPALARYNLKDCELVTRIFAKTELLKFLLERASVTGLPADRNGGSVAAFTHLYMPLMHRQGFVAPNLGDKPPEASPGGFVMDSRPGLYESVLVLDYKSLYPSIIRSFLIDPVGLIEGLKHPGDSESVEGFRGARFSRTRHCLPAIVARVSEGREEAKREHNAPLSQALKIIMNAFYGVLGSSGCRFFDTRLASSITMRGHQIMRQTRALVEAQGYEVIYGDTDSTFVWLGAAHSQAEAGRIGQALVQHVNAWWREHLHTEFGLQSALELQYETHFTRFLMPTIRGAEEGSKKRYAGLVVRGDGSEEMVYKGLETVRSDWSPLARQFQQALYQRIFHRQPHQDYIRDYVRRTLSGEFDELLIYRKRLRRRLDDYERNVPPHVRAARLADDYNDRLGRPRQYQRGGWISYVISVNGPEPLEVRQAPIDYDHYVTRQLQPVADAILPFVNDDFATLVGGQMGLF
- a CDS encoding glutathione S-transferase N-terminal domain-containing protein; this encodes MYTLYGIDESGSCMIEIALQRCAVPWRRVDAASWADGEGSDELARINPLKQVPTLVTPDGKVLTESAAILIHLGLEFPHAHLLSGDRAAILRGLVYIAANCYSAIGIIDYPQRWLGDVNEAAQTQLITGTRRYLHQAWVVFADQFAEQLFAPEGEPNALGIMAAAVSRWDEARDVLSGLAPSFAQTLAQVDADPIVAPVFARHWPEWKVS
- a CDS encoding O-antigen ligase; this translates as MRANLTSLVAILFGLLFGALALVLSPAKAFLAVLGLAGAVTILRFPFWGLLLFAFVATFMPFSTVNLGIRSTVSEAILALTWGAILWQSFLARLPKGASLTRRPTDQMLLWLMLFSVVPFMVGQVTIQADTSGVANWLRWLLNLSGVFIAAKLLVDHKHREHLVIALLLGTLAMLVLSIGVFVRTRSGAGIAPILALFNYANFDTLKFGLEAMSSRMGSPWTHPNAIGGIMALLLPLAFCFGMTEQGWKRALGLGVACLGAAALLLASSRGAMVSLALVLMWMATRRVPYTGRLLMIGAALTVALVIAYPPLQERLATIFSSSNASTEVRFDEYRMFPQAVAAYPFGIGFKVDPPVPGTHFLGISNLWLNYIYKIGIVGMLFFVAVTVRWWREARPETGPIRLTKDNALWLGTTGGLLSALVSGLFDHYFSFAVVMVALFWLMVGINVLEARRLFPARLPQVKAVASREPLLDGARP
- a CDS encoding GNAT family N-acetyltransferase; amino-acid sequence: MTQITLTGTTVELQPLQRAHASALLDAAADGELWNLKVTNVPGPDTLDKYIDTALAGRDAGHVIPFTILRKSTGQVVGSTRFWKVDRVNRKLEIGHTWLAQSTQKTAINTEAKLLLLTYAFEVLDCVRVQFTTDELNEKSRAAILRLGAVQEGIVRHERIMPDGRKRNSVRFSIIDSEWPQVKAALQAKLQR
- a CDS encoding lipid II flippase MurJ, with protein sequence MLGSAAWLTVATLLGLCLGFAREWLLVAAWGAGERSDAFLIALFLPEALRMSLAGGVLSAAALPLYLGRKDGERLDWLAVLFPALMLIALVTSLLLTLLAPWLVQVLGPGLAASATALAGSNLQIVAWCVPGLMLHALFSIPLQASERFVLAGLGSLLFNLPPVTYLALAGTATQPHSLALACLAGSLLMPLALLPSIWRQGWRPWRWQLSVAPLRELGQRIGPLLLSNGASQGLALIERLVASLLGEGAVTWVNLARKLMNLPLIALMSLNQVLLGMMSRRQGDERLALLKRGLETASLLTLPAGVGLVAAAPSLVALLLPKQSADSPLPLLLAWFAVPLVFGAWNALLARYAYAAGDTRQPLRCELLGSLVNVLLLGALPFVFGLAGIPLAALAGVLCTALLLMQRQALLDALPWPRHWLISAGVLSLAALLLFGIDGVWLQLGLSTLAGAVVLLAMGLWLKPWRKA